From Anaerohalosphaera lusitana, one genomic window encodes:
- a CDS encoding lipopolysaccharide assembly protein LapA domain-containing protein, which produces MKKYNYKTIIAAILILLTVIIIFQNIESVNTKFLFVSIKMPRALLLLITFALGTLTGLLLANKIARKPKDRT; this is translated from the coding sequence ATGAAAAAATACAATTACAAGACCATCATCGCAGCGATCCTCATATTGCTCACAGTCATCATCATTTTCCAGAACATCGAGTCAGTGAATACGAAATTCCTTTTTGTGAGCATAAAGATGCCTCGGGCTCTCCTGCTGCTGATCACCTTCGCACTGGGAACACTTACGGGTCTGCTCTTGGCCAACAAGATCGCCCGAAAACCCAAGGATCG
- a CDS encoding lysophospholipid acyltransferase family protein — translation MKTVLRYIWFQVLIKPLVLVVLGLNIRDRSRLHKHKQMILVANHNSHLDTMVLMSLFPFKRIQETRPVAATDYFYKSRLRRWFADNIIQIVPVQREIRSVRLDPLASCSQALKKGQSLILYPEGTRGEPEKLENFKTGIAHLSKRFPEIPVVPIFCHGLGKALPKGDFLLVPFYCDIFIGPPIYWQGNRNTFMKSLNQTMQGLAEQGNFKPWD, via the coding sequence ATGAAAACAGTTCTGCGCTACATCTGGTTCCAGGTCCTCATCAAGCCGCTCGTGCTCGTCGTGCTGGGACTCAACATCCGCGACCGCTCCCGGCTGCACAAGCACAAACAGATGATCCTTGTGGCAAACCACAACAGCCACCTGGACACGATGGTCCTGATGAGCCTTTTCCCCTTTAAGCGGATACAGGAAACACGCCCGGTCGCTGCAACAGACTACTTCTACAAGAGCCGCCTCCGCCGCTGGTTTGCCGACAATATAATACAGATCGTACCGGTTCAAAGAGAAATCAGATCGGTCCGGCTTGACCCGCTCGCAAGCTGTTCCCAGGCTTTAAAAAAAGGCCAAAGCCTGATCCTTTACCCCGAAGGCACCCGTGGCGAACCTGAAAAACTGGAAAACTTCAAGACAGGCATTGCTCACCTTTCAAAAAGATTTCCCGAAATCCCGGTCGTTCCCATTTTCTGCCACGGGCTCGGAAAGGCACTGCCCAAAGGCGATTTTCTGCTCGTACCCTTCTACTGCGATATTTTCATCGGCCCGCCCATCTATTGGCAAGGCAACCGAAACACCTTTATGAAGAGCCTTAACCAGACGATGCAGGGTCTGGCCGAACAGGGCAATTTCAAACCTTGGGACTAA
- a CDS encoding phosphatidate cytidylyltransferase, whose protein sequence is MTEFINTNMHLLIAFAGIFLVLLIAGTTAAILKHRNPQKDYSNLQQRIKTWWYIAFFFAAALLLGKGFFVIFMAFVSFLAMKEYFSLIPTRRVDRRVLLWAYIAVPVQYCWIHIGWYGMFIIFIPVYMFLLTGLRLVLVGRTDGFLRSAGTIHWGMMATVFSLSHIAGLFLVTTPDHPQVSGQTLVFYLLFLTQINDVAQYIWGKSFGKRKVVPQISPGKTWAGLIGGVATTTVLAVLLAPYLTPMNLIHSIFAGIIIGLAGFFGDITISALKRDLKIKDSGSFLPGHGGILDRIDSLTFTAPLFLHFVRYFCT, encoded by the coding sequence ATGACTGAATTCATAAACACCAACATGCACCTTCTAATCGCGTTCGCCGGCATATTCCTTGTCCTCCTCATCGCCGGCACAACCGCCGCCATCCTGAAACATCGGAACCCGCAAAAGGACTACTCCAATCTACAGCAGCGGATCAAAACATGGTGGTACATCGCATTTTTCTTCGCAGCCGCACTTCTGCTTGGCAAAGGCTTTTTCGTCATCTTCATGGCATTCGTAAGCTTCCTCGCTATGAAAGAATACTTCTCGCTCATCCCCACCCGGCGAGTAGACAGAAGGGTACTCCTCTGGGCATACATCGCCGTACCCGTACAGTACTGTTGGATTCACATCGGCTGGTACGGCATGTTCATAATCTTCATCCCCGTATACATGTTCCTTCTCACCGGCCTCCGCCTCGTACTCGTCGGCCGCACAGACGGTTTTCTACGCTCCGCGGGAACCATCCACTGGGGCATGATGGCCACCGTCTTCAGCCTCAGCCACATTGCGGGCCTCTTTCTCGTAACAACACCGGATCATCCGCAGGTATCTGGTCAAACTCTCGTCTTCTATCTGCTGTTCCTGACCCAGATCAACGACGTCGCACAGTACATCTGGGGCAAAAGCTTCGGAAAAAGAAAAGTCGTCCCGCAAATAAGTCCGGGCAAAACATGGGCAGGCCTTATAGGAGGCGTCGCAACTACAACGGTTCTCGCGGTCCTGCTCGCTCCATATCTGACCCCGATGAATCTCATTCATTCGATATTTGCCGGCATCATCATCGGCCTCGCCGGCTTCTTCGGCGACATTACCATCTCCGCCCTCAAGCGCGACCTGAAGATCAAGGACTCCGGCTCGTTCCTTCCGGGCCACGGCGGAATCCTCGACCGCATCGACAGCCTCACATTCACCGCCCCGCTGTTCCTGCACTTCGTCCGCTATTTCTGCACATGA
- a CDS encoding CDP-alcohol phosphatidyltransferase family protein — MPSIYDIKPAFQNLLRPITNSLARIGITPNQVTTAAAVLSIAVGLAIYRWHENRLVLLALPIFLFIRMALNAIDGMLAREHDMKSDLGAFLNELGDVISDTALYLPFAAIPHFNPILVIVLVLLAALTEMTGVVAVQIKASRRYEGPMGKSDRAFVFGIIGLVLAVGVPTGAWCSIILWIILAALILTICNRIRKALQEVK; from the coding sequence TTGCCCAGCATTTATGACATCAAACCAGCATTCCAGAATCTTCTCCGGCCCATAACCAACTCACTCGCCCGGATCGGCATAACGCCCAACCAGGTGACCACAGCCGCAGCCGTCCTCTCCATCGCCGTGGGGCTCGCTATCTACCGCTGGCACGAAAATCGACTCGTCCTGCTCGCTCTGCCCATATTCCTCTTTATCCGCATGGCCCTCAATGCCATCGACGGCATGCTCGCCCGCGAACACGACATGAAAAGCGATCTCGGCGCCTTTCTCAACGAACTCGGCGACGTCATATCAGACACCGCCCTCTACCTGCCTTTCGCAGCAATTCCCCACTTCAATCCCATCCTTGTGATAGTGCTCGTCCTCCTGGCGGCACTAACCGAAATGACCGGCGTCGTCGCCGTCCAGATCAAAGCTTCACGCCGTTACGAGGGCCCCATGGGCAAAAGTGACCGCGCATTCGTCTTCGGCATTATCGGTCTTGTGCTTGCCGTGGGCGTACCAACCGGCGCATGGTGCAGCATCATACTATGGATCATCCTCGCTGCCCTGATTCTCACGATCTGTAACCGAATCCGCAAAGCCCTGCAGGAGGTCAAATGA
- the ppdK gene encoding pyruvate, phosphate dikinase — MAEKRVYFFGNGKAEGDASMKNLLGGKGANLAEMTSIGVPVPAGFTIATNVCKEYYENKGKWPAGLRKEVDTNVKKLEKAMGLKFGDPKKPLLVSVRSGAAVSMPGMMDTVLNLGLNDEVVEGIIEKTDNPRFAYDIYRRFIDMFGDVVMGCHHEKFEKALHTAKQKAGVKNDNELSADQLKAVVEDYKKIYKKEVKQNFPQDPFDQLTKSIDAVFGSWNTPRAAKYRELNNITGLLGTAVNVQAMVFGNMGEDCATGVCFTRNPSTGKKEFYGEFLRNAQGEDVVAGIRTPEPLKNLKKEMPPAYKELTTIMSRLEKHYKDMQDIEFTVQEDKLYLLQTRNGKRTAAAAIKIATDMVREKLIPQKEAVTRVTPEQLDHLLHPHFDAKAKRDVIATGLPASPGAAVGQVVFDADTAEEWAKKGKDVILVRIETSPEDIGGMAVAKGILTARGGMTSHAAVVARGMGKCCVAGVDAVEINYKTKKFTCGKLTVKQGDFVSLDGSTGQLMKGQVPTVEPELSGDFGKFMKICDKVRKLGVRTNADTPEDAKRAREFGAEGIGLCRTEHMFFEGKRIWPVRQMILAAEDYAAMLTRLDEALTKKEETEIKKEYKDTKKQFEGALKKLLPYQRKDFEGIFKAMAPKPVTVRLLDPPLHEFLPQDKASQSEMAKQLKVKPSRVKAEVEKLHEFNPMLGHRGVRLAVTYPAIYRMQARAIIEAALNVKKQKKTVKPEIMIPLIGSVDELKLVKEEVVDEIKQVFKEKGTRISYLVGTMIEIPRAALTADEVAEEAQFFSFGTNDLTQMAMGFSRDDAGKFLAEYVNKGIYAVDPFQALDQNGVGKLVEMGVKLGRETRKTLKCGICGEHGGEPSSIDFCHRVGLDYVSCSPFRVPIARLAAAQAVVKNG, encoded by the coding sequence ATGGCAGAGAAACGGGTTTATTTCTTTGGAAACGGCAAAGCCGAAGGCGATGCTTCCATGAAGAACCTGCTGGGCGGCAAGGGCGCCAATCTCGCTGAGATGACTAGCATTGGTGTACCTGTTCCGGCAGGCTTCACTATCGCCACCAACGTTTGCAAAGAATACTATGAAAACAAAGGCAAGTGGCCGGCAGGACTTCGCAAGGAAGTCGACACAAACGTAAAGAAACTCGAGAAGGCTATGGGCCTCAAGTTCGGTGACCCCAAAAAGCCTCTCCTGGTCAGTGTTCGCTCCGGTGCGGCAGTGTCTATGCCCGGTATGATGGACACCGTCCTGAACCTCGGTCTCAATGATGAAGTCGTCGAAGGCATCATCGAAAAGACCGACAACCCACGCTTCGCATACGACATCTATCGTCGTTTCATCGATATGTTCGGTGACGTTGTAATGGGTTGCCATCACGAGAAGTTCGAAAAGGCTCTCCATACAGCCAAGCAAAAGGCCGGCGTCAAGAACGACAACGAACTGTCAGCCGACCAGCTCAAGGCTGTTGTAGAAGACTACAAAAAGATCTACAAGAAGGAAGTTAAGCAGAACTTCCCGCAGGATCCGTTCGATCAGCTCACGAAGTCTATTGACGCGGTATTCGGTTCGTGGAACACTCCACGTGCTGCAAAGTATCGTGAACTCAACAACATCACGGGTCTGCTCGGTACAGCCGTTAACGTACAGGCTATGGTATTCGGCAACATGGGCGAAGACTGTGCAACTGGTGTTTGCTTCACTCGTAACCCATCCACCGGTAAGAAAGAGTTCTACGGCGAATTCCTCCGCAACGCACAGGGCGAAGACGTCGTCGCAGGTATCCGCACGCCGGAACCTCTCAAGAACCTCAAGAAGGAAATGCCCCCGGCCTACAAAGAGCTCACCACCATCATGTCCAGGCTCGAAAAGCACTACAAGGACATGCAGGACATCGAGTTCACTGTTCAGGAAGACAAGCTCTACCTGCTCCAGACTCGTAACGGTAAGCGCACAGCAGCGGCCGCTATCAAGATCGCAACCGATATGGTTCGCGAAAAACTCATCCCGCAGAAGGAAGCTGTCACACGCGTAACACCAGAACAGCTCGACCATCTGCTGCACCCGCACTTCGACGCAAAGGCAAAACGCGACGTCATTGCGACCGGTCTGCCCGCCTCTCCAGGCGCAGCAGTAGGTCAGGTCGTCTTCGATGCCGACACCGCTGAAGAGTGGGCAAAGAAGGGCAAAGACGTGATCCTCGTCAGGATCGAGACCAGCCCGGAAGATATCGGCGGCATGGCTGTCGCAAAAGGTATCCTCACGGCCCGCGGCGGCATGACTTCGCACGCTGCTGTTGTTGCTCGCGGCATGGGTAAGTGCTGCGTCGCCGGTGTTGACGCTGTCGAGATCAACTACAAGACCAAAAAGTTCACTTGCGGCAAGCTCACCGTCAAGCAGGGTGACTTCGTAAGTCTCGACGGTTCCACAGGCCAGCTCATGAAGGGCCAGGTCCCGACCGTCGAACCGGAACTCAGCGGCGACTTCGGCAAGTTCATGAAGATCTGCGACAAGGTCCGCAAGCTTGGCGTTCGCACTAACGCTGACACCCCTGAAGACGCAAAGAGAGCTCGCGAATTTGGTGCAGAAGGTATCGGCCTTTGCCGTACCGAGCACATGTTCTTCGAAGGCAAACGCATCTGGCCTGTACGTCAGATGATCCTTGCTGCTGAAGACTACGCTGCAATGCTCACACGTCTTGACGAAGCTCTTACCAAGAAGGAAGAGACCGAGATCAAGAAGGAATACAAGGACACCAAAAAGCAGTTCGAAGGCGCACTCAAGAAGCTCCTGCCTTACCAGCGTAAGGACTTCGAGGGCATCTTCAAGGCTATGGCTCCAAAGCCAGTAACCGTACGTCTGCTCGATCCCCCGCTGCACGAATTCCTGCCCCAGGACAAGGCTTCACAGTCCGAGATGGCAAAGCAGCTCAAGGTCAAGCCTTCACGCGTTAAAGCCGAAGTTGAAAAGCTGCACGAATTCAACCCGATGCTCGGCCACCGTGGTGTTCGCCTCGCGGTCACCTACCCTGCCATCTACAGGATGCAGGCACGTGCCATCATTGAAGCCGCTCTCAACGTCAAGAAGCAGAAGAAGACTGTCAAGCCTGAGATCATGATCCCGCTGATCGGCTCCGTCGATGAGCTCAAGCTCGTCAAGGAAGAAGTCGTAGACGAGATCAAGCAGGTCTTCAAGGAAAAGGGCACTCGCATCAGCTACCTCGTCGGTACGATGATCGAGATACCAAGAGCGGCTCTGACCGCTGACGAAGTTGCAGAAGAAGCTCAGTTCTTCAGCTTCGGCACAAATGACCTCACTCAGATGGCTATGGGCTTCTCTCGTGACGACGCAGGCAAGTTCCTTGCTGAATACGTCAACAAGGGCATCTACGCCGTCGATCCGTTCCAGGCTCTGGACCAGAACGGCGTCGGTAAGCTCGTCGAGATGGGCGTCAAGCTCGGTCGCGAAACCCGCAAGACTCTCAAGTGCGGTATCTGCGGCGAACACGGCGGCGAACCAAGCTCGATCGACTTCTGCCACCGCGTAGGTCTCGACTATGTATCCTGCTCTCCTTTCAGGGTACCGATCGCACGCCTCGCAGCAGCACAGGCAGTAGTAAAGAACGGTTAA
- a CDS encoding cysteine hydrolase family protein, with the protein MIRPVITLRRRRVLIDVDTQKDFFLADGKAPIRNHRRVLINIRRVVAWARLKNVRMISTIWTPIDTSHQFCIPGTSGHEKLSYTTRENHVSFQADGSTDLPRDIFTRCDQIILEKRSPNPFDEPRADRILSELKADEYILMGALNEEAIKKTAIGLLARRKHVTVLTDCLGYHNKDTAEIANRQMEAKGAKLAESKTLLGASPLRLVQACDCDRCRGRMTKKNDAHEKSHS; encoded by the coding sequence ATGATACGACCTGTGATCACCCTGAGGAGAAGACGGGTCCTTATAGACGTCGACACACAGAAAGATTTCTTTCTTGCCGACGGCAAAGCGCCGATTAGAAACCATCGCAGGGTACTCATCAACATCCGGCGAGTCGTAGCGTGGGCAAGATTGAAAAACGTGCGCATGATCTCAACTATCTGGACACCTATCGACACTTCGCACCAGTTCTGCATCCCCGGAACCTCGGGCCACGAAAAACTCTCATACACAACCCGCGAAAATCACGTCAGCTTCCAGGCCGACGGAAGCACCGATCTGCCCCGAGATATTTTCACGCGATGCGATCAGATCATCCTTGAAAAACGTTCACCAAATCCGTTCGATGAGCCGCGCGCAGACAGAATCCTCAGCGAACTCAAAGCCGACGAATACATTCTCATGGGTGCACTCAACGAAGAAGCTATAAAGAAAACCGCCATCGGACTGCTCGCCAGAAGAAAACACGTCACAGTTCTCACCGACTGCCTCGGCTACCACAACAAAGATACAGCCGAGATAGCGAACAGGCAGATGGAAGCCAAAGGTGCAAAGCTTGCCGAATCAAAAACTCTTCTCGGAGCAAGTCCTCTCCGTCTCGTCCAGGCCTGCGACTGCGACCGCTGCCGGGGGCGCATGACAAAGAAAAATGACGCCCACGAAAAGTCACATTCGTAA
- the trmB gene encoding tRNA (guanosine(46)-N7)-methyltransferase TrmB: MRKINDYPDVSLTSEELDGRLNFKDIFGRNGAVHLEIGSGKGTFLVHQAKAQPGVNFLGIEWANKYYCHAVDRIGRWGLDNVRITRADAAQFLREHVADESLDCLHLYFPDPWPKKRHHKRRFFNAKNMDEVLRCLVPGGRVNVATDHAGYFSQMEEVTQGLGDRIERVEFVRAAGAEDGEMVGTNYERKYAEEGRQTFTLAFLKAE; this comes from the coding sequence ATGCGGAAAATAAACGATTACCCCGATGTTTCATTAACTAGCGAAGAACTGGACGGGCGGCTCAATTTTAAGGATATTTTCGGACGCAATGGTGCGGTGCATCTTGAGATAGGCAGCGGGAAGGGGACCTTTCTGGTCCATCAGGCAAAGGCCCAGCCGGGGGTGAATTTTCTGGGGATCGAGTGGGCGAATAAGTATTACTGTCATGCGGTCGACAGAATTGGCAGGTGGGGGTTGGACAACGTCCGAATAACAAGGGCGGATGCGGCTCAGTTTTTGCGTGAGCATGTGGCGGACGAGTCGCTGGATTGCCTGCATCTTTATTTTCCGGATCCGTGGCCGAAGAAGCGGCATCATAAGAGACGGTTCTTCAATGCGAAGAACATGGACGAGGTTTTGCGGTGTCTGGTGCCGGGCGGCAGGGTGAATGTCGCAACTGACCACGCGGGCTATTTTTCGCAGATGGAGGAGGTTACGCAGGGGCTTGGTGATCGTATCGAGCGGGTGGAGTTTGTGCGGGCAGCGGGTGCTGAAGACGGCGAGATGGTGGGGACAAACTATGAGCGCAAATATGCTGAGGAAGGTCGGCAGACATTTACGCTTGCGTTTTTGAAAGCAGAGTGA
- a CDS encoding tyrosine-type recombinase/integrase, with amino-acid sequence MAKAKKNHNLPGAIYKNGNRWWWKVQLPGEDKLRSRPLKPFGSSLATKDHCVAVECAKVLMAKAVFESQQDPEERIENIAELCKAYMAHAREYYKKADGSPGKEVKQIEYSIKPLVNRFGNLSIDEFGPLKLVEVREQMIGRGWCRNLINQRVGRLKRMFKWAVSREIASSVLYNSLATVEGLRKGRTAAKESRPIKPVSEDHVHKSLPYMTKVVANMVELQLLTGMRPGELVIMRPCDIEKSEDIWHYCPERHKNDYRGFKRIISIGPRGQEILRPYLLRSPEAYCFSPAESERQRLSKLHQERKTPPGYGNRPGSNRRPEPKRKPGECFTSGTYGNSVRKAVKAARRDVEKRGGDPDKELPKWTPYQLRHTAATKARKLFNYETAGALLGHSNMSATQIYAERNQGLADMAAQKFG; translated from the coding sequence ATGGCTAAAGCGAAGAAGAATCACAATCTTCCGGGGGCAATCTACAAGAACGGCAATCGCTGGTGGTGGAAGGTTCAACTGCCTGGCGAGGACAAGTTGAGGTCGCGGCCTTTAAAGCCGTTCGGGTCTTCACTAGCGACTAAGGACCATTGTGTGGCTGTGGAATGCGCGAAGGTGCTGATGGCCAAGGCTGTCTTCGAATCACAACAGGATCCAGAAGAACGGATCGAGAATATTGCCGAGCTCTGCAAGGCCTATATGGCTCATGCACGGGAATATTACAAGAAGGCAGACGGCAGTCCCGGCAAGGAAGTAAAGCAGATCGAGTACTCAATCAAGCCCCTTGTTAACCGTTTCGGCAATCTGTCAATTGATGAGTTTGGTCCGTTGAAGCTGGTGGAAGTTCGTGAGCAGATGATAGGACGAGGGTGGTGCCGGAATCTCATTAACCAGCGGGTGGGCAGACTCAAGCGAATGTTTAAGTGGGCCGTTAGTCGGGAGATCGCATCTTCGGTACTGTATAATTCTCTGGCGACAGTTGAGGGATTGAGGAAGGGCAGGACGGCCGCCAAGGAGAGCAGGCCAATCAAGCCTGTCAGCGAGGATCATGTTCACAAGAGCCTGCCTTACATGACCAAAGTTGTTGCAAATATGGTCGAACTTCAGTTGTTGACGGGGATGCGTCCTGGGGAGCTTGTAATCATGAGACCCTGTGACATCGAAAAGAGTGAGGATATTTGGCATTACTGTCCGGAAAGGCATAAGAATGATTATCGCGGCTTCAAGCGAATAATTTCTATAGGACCGCGTGGACAGGAAATACTGAGACCATACCTGCTTAGATCGCCGGAGGCTTATTGTTTTTCACCAGCAGAATCGGAAAGGCAAAGGTTGTCTAAATTGCATCAAGAGCGAAAAACGCCGCCTGGTTATGGTAACAGGCCAGGCAGTAATCGCAGGCCGGAGCCGAAGAGAAAGCCCGGTGAGTGTTTCACCAGCGGAACTTATGGCAATTCGGTTAGAAAGGCTGTTAAGGCGGCCAGGCGCGACGTAGAAAAGCGGGGCGGTGATCCGGACAAAGAGCTTCCCAAGTGGACGCCGTATCAGCTACGCCATACCGCGGCGACAAAGGCTCGCAAGCTTTTCAACTATGAGACTGCTGGTGCGTTGCTGGGTCATTCTAATATGAGTGCAACTCAGATCTATGCCGAGCGGAATCAGGGGCTGGCGGATATGGCGGCTCAGAAGTTTGGCTGA
- a CDS encoding helix-turn-helix domain-containing protein: MNKVDHIRIPAQVFKLPLKGLCETCIMGLVYSFKKDGLRLSNAQMARLLNTSCRTVERAVSKLRKRGLIENKNDVQAVRCLVAVTDIESMELPTSGADTKSGVPTLSTDDMPGGTDVVVGQAPTSSTDTASGVPTCRGVNTDVHVDHKEERIEEEEEECSSGVRPVEFMDYWNAKDNLPRIRAFSDQRRSKFKARMAEGLFAENWQELIDMVSGSSFLTGKNDRNWRADIDWLLKNSTNYAKVLEGKYNNRNAQTKPSDSKDKNIPFTPEQEAEFLAKHTRKISEAEADKLFREIGLT, encoded by the coding sequence ATGAACAAAGTAGATCATATACGAATTCCTGCACAAGTTTTTAAACTGCCATTAAAGGGCTTGTGCGAAACTTGCATTATGGGCCTTGTCTACAGCTTCAAAAAGGACGGATTGCGACTATCGAATGCACAGATGGCACGGCTGCTGAATACAAGTTGCAGGACGGTCGAAAGAGCGGTTTCTAAACTGCGAAAACGTGGTCTTATCGAAAACAAAAATGACGTGCAAGCTGTTCGTTGCCTGGTTGCGGTTACCGACATAGAGTCAATGGAGCTACCGACATCAGGTGCCGACACGAAGTCGGGGGTCCCGACTTTAAGCACCGACGACATGCCGGGAGGTACCGACGTAGTGGTCGGTCAGGCACCGACATCAAGCACCGACACAGCGTCGGGGGTACCGACGTGCAGAGGGGTAAATACCGACGTACATGTCGACCATAAAGAAGAAAGAATAGAAGAAGAAGAGGAAGAGTGCTCTTCGGGGGTTCGGCCGGTGGAGTTTATGGACTACTGGAATGCCAAGGACAACCTCCCCAGAATCAGGGCTTTCTCAGACCAGAGGCGAAGCAAATTCAAGGCTCGGATGGCGGAAGGATTGTTCGCCGAAAACTGGCAAGAGTTGATAGACATGGTTTCCGGATCATCGTTCCTCACAGGCAAAAACGATCGGAACTGGAGAGCCGATATTGACTGGCTTCTGAAGAACTCGACCAATTACGCCAAGGTACTGGAAGGAAAGTACAACAACCGTAATGCACAGACTAAACCCTCAGACAGCAAAGACAAGAACATTCCATTCACACCGGAGCAGGAAGCGGAATTCCTTGCAAAGCATACTCGTAAAATCTCAGAGGCCGAAGCTGACAAGCTGTTTCGGGAGATCGGGCTGACATGA
- a CDS encoding recombinase family protein, producing the protein MHSDTLTGMISQPSQSTRKAILYARFSPRRNADQCESIETQFDLCTDYCINNNLEIVAKFNDKALSGSDEDRPGLWSAMDALKRGHCLVVYRLDRLARSVYLSDIIERTVKKKGASIVSISGEGTWSDNDEDWLIRKILQTLAEYERKVIAARTKAAMLRHQANGKRMSKHPPYGFTVDPLNPGRLIEHETEQQVIQQIIAMKESGLSLRAICRELQEAGINCRDKTNWHHSTVQRIIQRIDSCSSPL; encoded by the coding sequence ATGCATTCTGATACACTTACAGGCATGATCAGCCAACCATCCCAATCAACTCGCAAGGCAATTCTCTATGCCAGATTCTCACCCAGGCGAAACGCAGATCAGTGTGAGTCCATCGAAACCCAGTTCGACCTTTGCACTGACTACTGCATCAACAACAACCTTGAAATCGTAGCAAAATTCAACGACAAAGCCCTCTCAGGATCAGACGAAGATCGACCTGGCCTGTGGTCTGCAATGGATGCTCTCAAACGTGGTCACTGCCTTGTGGTCTATCGCCTGGACCGCTTGGCCCGCAGCGTTTACCTCAGCGACATTATCGAACGCACAGTCAAAAAGAAAGGCGCATCGATCGTCAGCATATCAGGTGAGGGTACATGGTCGGACAACGATGAAGACTGGCTGATCCGCAAGATTCTCCAAACCCTGGCAGAGTACGAACGCAAGGTAATAGCCGCCCGCACCAAAGCTGCCATGCTTCGCCACCAGGCCAACGGCAAACGCATGAGCAAACACCCGCCATATGGTTTCACAGTCGATCCGCTCAACCCCGGCCGACTGATCGAACACGAAACAGAACAGCAGGTCATCCAGCAGATCATCGCAATGAAAGAATCAGGCCTGTCACTGCGTGCTATTTGCCGAGAACTGCAGGAAGCTGGCATTAACTGCCGCGACAAGACCAATTGGCATCACAGCACCGTTCAGCGGATCATACAACGCATCGACTCATGCAGTTCGCCGCTTTAG
- a CDS encoding sigma-70 family RNA polymerase sigma factor: MTSENKKLNWINGDEVPESSSGEKDATSCYFRLLTQNYRKIYSYILTLVPSRSDADDIMQETATVMWTKFSEFKEGTNFAGWGIRIAYFQVLYFYRKNKARPVQFPADILEKMGAAAEKKSGQNEELLKTLRECVERLDERDRKLLQMRYEQGMAPKNLAEFLSKPVKGIYRSMSRIHNTLVMCIRRTLAAEESL; encoded by the coding sequence ATGACATCTGAAAATAAAAAACTCAATTGGATAAATGGGGATGAAGTGCCCGAATCCTCTTCAGGTGAAAAGGATGCGACATCTTGTTATTTTCGGTTGTTAACACAGAATTACCGGAAAATATACTCATACATACTTACGCTTGTGCCCAGCCGTTCAGATGCGGACGACATAATGCAGGAAACCGCCACTGTTATGTGGACAAAGTTTTCCGAATTTAAGGAGGGAACCAATTTTGCCGGTTGGGGAATACGGATTGCCTATTTCCAAGTGCTTTATTTTTACCGCAAGAATAAAGCAAGGCCAGTCCAATTTCCCGCAGATATTCTGGAAAAGATGGGGGCTGCAGCTGAAAAAAAGTCTGGTCAGAATGAAGAACTTCTGAAGACACTGCGAGAATGTGTGGAACGTTTGGATGAGAGAGACAGAAAACTTTTGCAGATGAGATATGAACAAGGGATGGCTCCAAAGAACCTCGCCGAATTTTTGTCAAAGCCGGTCAAAGGGATTTACCGGAGTATGTCTCGAATTCACAATACACTCGTTATGTGCATTCGTCGCACACTTGCTGCGGAGGAATCACTTTGA